One window from the genome of Breoghania sp. L-A4 encodes:
- a CDS encoding ComF family protein, whose amino-acid sequence MMAAERALRAGTEGALPLVARGARVLAVGSRIVGRRLLDLALPPVCCVCERPLAEDVGLCMPCWSRLTLIERPYCERLGTPLAYDIGPGALSAAAIAEPPPFGRARAVCVHDEISRALVHGLKYRDRLELAPLMARWMLRASDGLVHEANLIVPVPLHPRRLWRRRFNQSALLAREIGSQADRPVLLEGLQRIRATPRQVGLDAAARAANVRGAFKVDGPHRAALEGRRILLVDDVVTTGATLGACVRALVRAGAASVDVLTFARVHNR is encoded by the coding sequence ATGATGGCGGCAGAGCGTGCATTGCGGGCAGGCACGGAAGGGGCCCTTCCGCTGGTCGCGCGCGGCGCGCGGGTCCTGGCCGTCGGCTCGCGGATCGTGGGGCGGCGGCTTCTCGATCTGGCCCTGCCGCCGGTGTGCTGCGTTTGCGAGCGCCCCTTGGCGGAGGATGTCGGGCTGTGCATGCCGTGCTGGTCGCGTCTGACCTTGATCGAGCGGCCGTATTGCGAGCGTCTCGGCACGCCGCTGGCCTACGATATCGGTCCCGGCGCGCTGAGCGCCGCGGCCATCGCAGAGCCGCCGCCTTTCGGCCGGGCCCGCGCCGTCTGCGTGCATGACGAGATTTCGCGCGCGCTGGTGCACGGTCTGAAATACCGTGACCGGCTGGAACTGGCGCCGCTGATGGCGCGCTGGATGCTGCGGGCGTCCGATGGTCTCGTCCATGAGGCCAATCTGATCGTGCCGGTGCCGCTGCACCCGCGCCGTCTGTGGCGCAGGAGGTTCAACCAGTCGGCGTTGCTCGCACGCGAGATCGGCAGCCAGGCGGACCGTCCGGTTCTGCTGGAGGGATTGCAGCGCATTCGCGCCACGCCGCGTCAGGTTGGGCTGGACGCAGCGGCGCGGGCCGCCAACGTGCGCGGGGCGTTCAAGGTGGATGGCCCGCACCGCGCGGCGCTCGAGGGCCGGAGAATCCTTCTGGTCGATGATGTGGTGACGACGGGCGCGACGCTCGGCGCGTGCGTGCGGGCGCTCGTGCGCGCGGGCGCCGCATCCGTCGATGTGCTGACTTTTGCGCGGGTGCACAACCGCTAA
- a CDS encoding methyltransferase domain-containing protein — translation MTHDDQIAPFNRRLLALRRARALKANAEGADFLLALAAEDLAERLETLSRTFPLALDLGGHTGRISAALASSGKVERVIRADLFAPDVSENSNETSDSSGPDLVADDESLPFANGSLDLVVSSLSLQWANDLPGALIQIRKALKPDGLFLGALIGGETLHELRDVLLMAEAELTGGASPRVAPFADTREIGGLLQRAGFALPVADQDRFTVRYDTLFDLMRDLRAMGATSVLRERGRAATRAMFLRAAELYAERHADPDGRIRATFQMLSLSGWAPHESQQKPLAPGSAKVRLADALGTREIPTGETPS, via the coding sequence ATGACCCACGACGACCAGATCGCGCCCTTCAACCGCCGTCTGCTGGCGCTGCGCCGCGCGCGCGCGCTGAAGGCCAATGCCGAGGGCGCGGATTTCCTGCTGGCCCTGGCCGCCGAGGATCTCGCCGAACGGCTGGAGACCCTGAGCCGCACATTCCCCCTGGCGCTGGACCTGGGCGGCCACACCGGCCGCATCAGCGCCGCGCTGGCCTCGAGCGGCAAGGTTGAGCGCGTCATTCGAGCGGATCTCTTCGCTCCGGATGTCTCCGAAAACAGCAATGAGACTTCCGATTCCAGCGGTCCGGATCTCGTCGCGGACGACGAGTCCCTGCCCTTCGCGAACGGCTCGCTCGATCTTGTGGTGTCCTCGCTGTCTCTGCAATGGGCCAACGATCTGCCCGGCGCGCTGATCCAGATCCGCAAGGCCCTGAAGCCCGACGGATTGTTTCTCGGTGCGCTGATCGGCGGCGAGACCCTGCACGAGTTGCGCGACGTGCTGTTGATGGCCGAGGCGGAACTTACGGGCGGCGCCAGCCCGCGCGTGGCGCCATTCGCCGATACGCGTGAAATCGGCGGGCTGCTGCAACGCGCCGGCTTCGCCCTGCCGGTGGCCGATCAGGACCGCTTCACGGTGCGCTACGACACGCTGTTCGACCTGATGCGGGATCTGCGGGCCATGGGCGCGACGAGCGTGCTGCGCGAACGCGGCCGCGCCGCGACCCGCGCCATGTTCCTGCGCGCGGCGGAACTCTACGCCGAGCGCCACGCCGATCCCGACGGCCGCATCCGCGCGACGTTCCAGATGCTGTCGCTCTCCGGCTGGGCGCCGCACGAAAGCCAGCAGAAGCCGCTCGCCCCCGGCTCCGCCAAGGTGCGGCTGGCCGATGCGCTGGGAACCAGGGAAATCCCGACCGGCGAGACGCCGTCTTAG
- the grxC gene encoding glutaredoxin 3, with amino-acid sequence MAKIQIYTRQLCGFCTAAKRLLDDKGLEYEEFDATYAPEKRKEMIQRANGRSTFPQIFIGATHVGGCDELFALDRAGKLSALAAA; translated from the coding sequence ATGGCCAAAATCCAGATCTACACGCGCCAGCTGTGCGGCTTCTGCACGGCGGCGAAGCGGCTTCTTGACGACAAGGGGCTGGAGTATGAAGAATTCGATGCGACCTATGCGCCGGAAAAGCGCAAGGAAATGATTCAGCGCGCCAACGGGCGGTCGACATTTCCGCAGATCTTCATCGGCGCGACCCATGTCGGCGGCTGCGACGAACTTTTCGCCCTGGATCGGGCCGGAAAGCTCTCGGCGCTGGCCGCGGCCTGA
- a CDS encoding DMT family transporter, protein MSLSSAVVRLTPILFVLLWSTGFIGSKLGAPYSEPLTFLVLRYIAVLVVLGGSMLAMRPARGMSVSDCLHAMVVGVLIHGVYLGAVFWAIDHDMPAGVAALIVGLQPVVTALFAGVLLGERITAKHWIGMALGLIGITLVLGPKAGVAGAGIDAATVGVCATGVLGITLGTIYQKRFAQQMDMRGGVTFQYVGAFIVTLAAALVLEDFQVEWSGQFLFALGWLVLVLSIGAVTLLMMLIRKGAVSKVATLFYLVPAATAVESYFLFGEELGIVQLVGMAIVIGAVALASRTPAAAPPATTT, encoded by the coding sequence ATGTCCCTATCCTCAGCCGTTGTCCGACTCACCCCGATCCTGTTCGTGCTGCTCTGGTCCACCGGTTTCATCGGATCGAAGCTTGGCGCGCCTTACAGCGAACCCCTGACATTCCTGGTGCTGCGCTACATTGCGGTGCTGGTGGTGCTCGGCGGCTCCATGCTGGCCATGCGCCCGGCGCGGGGCATGTCTGTCTCCGACTGCCTGCACGCCATGGTCGTCGGCGTGCTGATCCACGGCGTCTATCTCGGCGCGGTGTTCTGGGCGATCGACCATGACATGCCCGCGGGTGTCGCCGCCCTGATTGTCGGTCTGCAGCCGGTCGTCACCGCGCTGTTCGCGGGTGTGCTGCTGGGCGAGCGCATCACGGCCAAGCACTGGATCGGCATGGCGCTGGGACTCATCGGCATCACGCTGGTGCTGGGTCCGAAGGCGGGCGTCGCGGGTGCGGGTATCGATGCCGCCACCGTCGGCGTCTGCGCGACCGGCGTTCTCGGCATCACGCTGGGCACGATCTATCAGAAGCGCTTCGCCCAGCAGATGGACATGCGCGGCGGCGTGACCTTCCAGTATGTCGGCGCGTTCATCGTCACGTTGGCGGCGGCGCTGGTGCTGGAGGACTTCCAGGTGGAATGGAGCGGCCAGTTTCTCTTCGCGCTGGGCTGGCTGGTGCTGGTGTTGTCCATCGGCGCGGTGACGCTGCTGATGATGCTGATCCGCAAGGGCGCGGTCTCGAAAGTCGCGACCCTGTTCTATCTGGTGCCGGCGGCCACCGCGGTGGAAAGCTATTTTCTGTTCGGCGAGGAACTCGGAATCGTACAGCTTGTCGGCATGGCGATCGTTATTGGCGCGGTGGCGCTGGCGTCGCGCACGCCGGCCGCGGCGCCCCCCGCGACCACCACCTGA
- a CDS encoding carbon-nitrogen hydrolase family protein — translation MSAFKAACIQMRSTTSVAENGAAAEALIREAASKGASYVLTPEMTNILVRDRQALLDAIAVEEADPTLALFHKLAAELKIWIHAGSLAILVEGETVANRGFLIGPDGGVRARYDKIHMFDVDLPNGESWRESRTYRPGETAVVTELPWLKLGMAICYDVRFPQIFRTQALAGAQLLTAPAAFTRQTGEAHWHVLQRARAIENGAFQMAAAQGGHHADGRDTYGHSLIVDPWGKVIAEADHDEPCVVLAEIDPAASDAARGRIPVLLNERAFELGDGADVVLSGAAE, via the coding sequence ATGAGTGCGTTCAAAGCCGCCTGCATCCAGATGCGGTCCACCACCAGCGTCGCCGAGAATGGAGCCGCCGCCGAAGCATTGATCCGCGAGGCGGCCTCAAAGGGCGCGTCCTATGTGCTGACGCCCGAGATGACCAACATCCTGGTGCGGGACCGTCAGGCGCTTCTCGATGCGATCGCGGTGGAGGAGGCCGATCCGACGCTCGCGCTGTTCCACAAGCTGGCGGCGGAGCTGAAGATCTGGATCCACGCCGGATCACTGGCGATTCTGGTCGAGGGCGAAACAGTGGCCAATCGCGGTTTTCTGATCGGCCCGGACGGCGGCGTCCGCGCGCGCTATGACAAGATCCACATGTTCGACGTCGATCTGCCCAACGGCGAGAGCTGGCGCGAGTCGCGCACCTATCGCCCCGGGGAGACGGCAGTCGTCACCGAGCTGCCGTGGCTCAAGCTCGGCATGGCGATCTGCTACGACGTACGCTTTCCGCAGATCTTCCGCACGCAGGCGCTTGCCGGCGCGCAGTTGCTCACCGCGCCCGCGGCCTTCACCCGGCAGACCGGCGAGGCGCATTGGCATGTGCTGCAGCGCGCCCGCGCCATCGAGAACGGCGCCTTTCAGATGGCCGCCGCGCAGGGTGGCCATCATGCGGACGGTCGCGACACCTACGGTCATTCGCTGATTGTTGATCCCTGGGGCAAGGTGATTGCCGAGGCCGACCACGACGAGCCCTGCGTTGTGCTCGCCGAGATCGACCCGGCGGCCTCGGATGCCGCGCGCGGGCGGATCCCGGTGCTGCTCAACGAACGTGCGTTCGAGCTTGGCGATGGAGCGGACGTGGTCCTTTCCGGGGCGGCGGAATGA